TTCAGGGCAAAGTGGCCGGTGTGGCCATCACCTCGAGCGGTGGCGCGCCCGGCGCGGGCAACACCATCCGCATCCGCGGCAACTCGTCGCTCAACGCCAACAGCGACCCGCTGTATGTAATTGACGGCGTGCCCGTTGACAAGGCCACCATCAGTGGCACTTCCAACCCGCTTTCGCTCATTAACCCCAGCGACATCGAAACCTTCACCGTGCTGAAGGATGCTTCGGCCACGGCCATCTACGGCAACCGGGCCGCGGGCGGCGTTATCCTCATCACCACCAAGCGGGGCCTGCAAGGCGACAAGCTGCGCGTGGAGCTGAACTCGCAGGTGGGCGTGTCAACGGTGGCCAAGCGCTACGAAACGCTGTCAACCGACGAGTTCCGCCGCCTGATTCAGGCCAACGGCTCGGCTTCGCAGATTGCCTCGCTGGGCTCGGCCAACACCGACTGGCAGAAAGAGATTTTCCGCACCGCCGCCACCTACGACAACACCGTGAGCCTGATTGGCAACGTGGCCAAGGTGCCCTTCCGCGTGTCGTACGGCAACCTCTACCAGGAAGGCATCGTCATCACCAACAGCCTGAAGCGTAACTCGGGCTCGGTAAGCCTGACCCCCACCCTGCTCGACAACCACCTGCGCATCGACCTGAACGCCAAAGGCTCCATCGTCGACAACCGCTTCGTTGACTATGGCACCGTGGCCGGCGCCGCGCTCTACGACCCCACCCAGCCGGTGCGGTCGACCGAAGCCCGCTTTGCGCGATACGGTGGCTACAACCAGTTCACCAACTCGGTGGGCCAGCCGCTGGGCAACGCTCCCGGCAACCCGGTGGCCGCCCTCCAAAACTCGAACAACACCAGCACGGCCAAGCGCTTCATCGGCAACGTGCAGCTGGACTACAAAGTGCACGGCATCGACGGCCTGCGCGCCAACCTGAACCTAGGCATGGACGCTTCGCGCGGCCGCGGCAGCAACGTCATCCAACCCACCGACTTCGGCAACTACAACACCCTCACGGCCGACCCCAACCTGAACGGGCGCTACACGCAGTACTCGCAGGACAAGGACATGAAGCTGCTCGAAGCGTACCTGGCCTACGGCAAGCAGTTGGGCGGCACGAAGATTGACGTGCAGGTGGGCCACGCCTACCAGTCGTTTGTGGACCAGGGCCCCAACTTCCTGGATTACCGCTTCGACCGCAAAACCAAGGTAAACAAAACCGACACCCTGTTGCTGCCGGCTTATTACAACAAGTACGTGCTGCTTTCCTACTTCGGCCGCGCCACGGTGAACGTGCAGGACAAGTACCTGCTGACGGCCACCCTGCGCAACGACAACACGTCGCGCTTCCGCGAGGGCTACCGCAGCGGCTGGTTCCCGGCCCTGGGCCTGGCCTGGCGCGTGAAAAACGAAGCTTTCCTGAAGGACAACACGGTGATTTCGGAACTGAAGCTGCGCGCCGGCTACGGCCGCACCGGCCAGCAGGACGTGGGCGGTGCCTACGACACGCAGCCCCGCTACGTGGTGACCGGCTCGACGACTTCCTACCCGCTGGGCGGCAATCCGGGCGTGATTGTTCCTACGTATAGCGTACAGGGATACAACGCCACACTGACCTTCGAGAAAACCAACACCCTGAACGCCGGTCTGGACCTGGGCTTCTTCGACAACCGCTTCACGGCCACCGTGGACGTGTACGAGCGCAAAGCCACCGACCTGCTGGCGCTGGTGAACTTCTCGGCCGGTTCGAACTTTACCAACCAGTTGAACAAAAACATTGGCTCGATGACCAACCGGGGTATCGAACTTGGCTTAAATTACGACGTGTTGCGGGGCGAAAACCTGAACTGGAGCGTGAACCTGAACGGGGCGTACAATGTTAACAAAATCACCGCCTTGGACCAGCAGCCGGAGGGCATTTCGCCCTACAAAGTTGGTGGCATCGGGGTGGCACTGGCAACACCATTCAAATCAACGCTGTGGGACAGCCTTTCAACACCTTCTTTGTAGCGCAGCAGGTGTACGGCCCGGACGGCCGCCCGGTGGAAGGCCTTTATGTTGACCGCAATGGCGACGGCGTTATCAACGACCAGGACTACGTGTACTACAAGCGTCCGTACCCGCTCGTGACGCTGGGCTTCAGCTCCAATTTGACCTACAAGAAGCTGGCGCTGGCCTTCACGCTGCGCAGCAACCTCGGCAACTACGTGTATAACTCCAACGCTGCCAACTACGGCACTTACGCCAACGCCCAGGGTTCGACGAACTTCGTGAATAACCTGAGCCCCGACGTGCTGAACACGGGCTTCACCCGCCAGCAGGTGTTCTCGGATTACTACGTACAAAACGCTTCGTTCCTGCGCTGCGACAACATCTCGCTGGGCTACAACGTGGGCAAGGTGCTCGGCGCCTCCACGCTGCGCATCACCGGCAACGTGCAGAATGCGTTCGTGGTAACCAAATACAAGGGCCTGGACCCCGAAGTACTGAACGCGGCATCGCCCACCTCGGGCGCCACGTTTGGCATCGACTCTAACTTTTACCCGCGTGCCCGCACCTACACCCTGGGCCTTGCTCTCGGCTTTTAATTCCCACCGCATATGAAAAAATCATTATACCGGGGGCTGACGGCCCTCACCCTGAGCACCGCTCTGGCCGGCCTGAACACGTCCTGCACCAAGGACCTGGACCAGACGCCCAAGTATGAGCTCACGCCCGACAAAGTGTACGTGAGCCTGCCCGCCTACAAGCAGGTGCTGGCCAAGCTCTACGGCGGCTTCGCCCTGACCGGTCCTTCGGGCCCGGGCTCGGGCGACATCGTGGGCATTGACGCTGGTACGTCGGACTACATCCGCCAGTACTGGAGCGCGCAGGAGTTGACCACCGACGAGGCCGTGATTGCCTGGAATGACCCGGGCGTGCAGGAGTGGCACCGCATGAACTGGGATGCCACCGACCCCCTCACCCGCGGCCTCTACAACCGGATGTACTACGAAATTGCCATTTGCAACGAGTTCATCCGCGAAGCATCCGACGACAACCTCAGCAGCCGCTTGGGCAGCGGCGACCAGGGCGAAGCCAAGCGCTACCGCGCCGAGGCCCGCTTCCTGCGCGCCGTGGCTTACCTGCACGTTATCGACCTGTTCGGCAACGGTCCCTTTGTGACGGAGAAAGACGCCATCGGCGGCCCGCTGCCGAGCTACGCTACCCGCCAGCAGCTGTACAGCTACGTGGAAAGCGAGCTGCAGGCCCTGACCACCGAGCTGGCCCCGGCCCGCACCAACGAGTACGGCCGCGTAGACCAAGCTGCCGCTTATGGCATGCTGGCGCGTTTGTACCTGAACGCGGGCGTTTACACCGGTACCCCACAGTACGCCAAAGCCGCCGAGGCTGCCAAAAAAGTGGTGGACTCCGGCTTCAGCCTGAGCACGACTGCCTCCGGGCGCGTGTCGTCGGCTTACGGCCGCCTGTTCCTGGCCGACAACAACCTGGCCCCGGCCAAGGATGAAATCATCTGGCCCGTTATTTTCGACGTGAACAGCGTGCAGAGCTACGGTGGCACCACCTTCCTGGTGAACGGCGCCACTAGCGGCGCCGACGCCACCTGGCAGCGCCTGGTGGGCCAGTCCACCGGCTGGGGCGGCCTCCGCACCACCAGTGCCCTCGTCGACAAGTTCTTCCTGGCAGGTGGCGACACCGCCAAGGACCGTCGGGGTCGTTTCTACACCACCGGCCAGACGCTGGCCATCAACGACCTGAGCCAGTTCACCCAAGGCTTGGGCGTGCTGAAATTCCGCAACATCAACTCGGCCGGTGCTCCCCAGGGCGCTTCGCTCAACTTCTCGAGCGTGGACTTCCCGATGCTGCGCCTGGCCGACATGATGCTGATTTACGCCGAAGCCGCCACCCGCGGCAACGCCGACCGCAGCATTGCCCTCGGCTACGTGAACCAGCTGCGCCGCCGCGCTTTCGGCCTGCCGATTGCTACGCCCAGCGCCGTGGCCGACATCACCGATGCCCAGATGACCAGCGCCTTCATCCTCGATGAGCGCGCCCGTGAGCTGCACTGGGAAGGCACGCGCCGCTCCGACCTCATCCGCTACAACCAGTTTGTGGAAGGCACCTACCTGTGGCCCTGGAAGGGAGGCGTAGCCAACGGCCAGTCGGTGAATGCCAAATACAATTTGTTCCCGCTGCCGGCCTCGGACCTGGCGGCCAACCCCAACCTGAAGCAAAACACGGGCTACTAGCCTGCGCCTGGGAGAAGCCGCCCTGCGGCAGCTTCTCCCACGGGCTGCTTTCATTTCCTAACCGACGCGCACCGCTGCTCCCGGTGGCACGCCTTCGCAAACTGCGAAGCCCGATTCCGGAGTACGTACCGTTTCTGTTTTCTCTTTTAACATTCCCTATAACCATGAAAAATTGGCTTACCCAAGCAGCCGTCGGCTTGTTTGCCGTAGCTGCGCTGGCATCTTGCTCGAAGGACGAGAACAAGGTTACCGTGGCGCCTTCGGCAACGAGCACGCTCACGGCTTCCGCCAACTCGGCGGTGCTGACCCAGGCAAACGCGGCCCAGACGGCCATCACGTTTAACTGGACGCCGGTGACTTTCGCACTCAGTGGCACCGACTACAAAAAGGCCCCGGCGGTGACTTACGAACTGCAGGTGGCAAAGTCCGCCGACGGCTTCGGCTATCCGGGCATCATCAGCGTGACCGGTACAGGCACGTCGAAAGCCGTTACGGTTCAGGACCTGAATACGGCCCTTACTTTCCTAAACGTGACGCCTGGCGTGGCTACGCCGGTATTCGTGCGCTTGGCCGCTGGTGTAGGCACCGACCGCCACAGCTTCGTTTCGAACGCCGTGCCCCTTACGGTTACGGGCTATAAAGTGTGCCTGCCCCCGAACTCGGACGTGTGGTCCATCATCGGCCCCGCCGGTGTGGACTGGAACACCGACGTGCCGCTGGTGTACAACTGCGACACGAAAACCTATGACCTGACCCGCAACCTGAACGCCGGCGAGTTTAAGTTCCGCAAGAACAGCGACTGGGGCGTGAACTACGGCGGCAACTCGCCCACCGGCGGCGCGCTGGTAGCCAACGGCTCGAACATTGCCGTGGCCACGCCCGGTCTGTACACCATCAAGTTCAACCTGGCCACCCTGACTTATACCGTAACCCGCTAAACCGGATTACACGGCCGCGCTACCTGCCTCTGGCGGTAGCCAAACAACCAAAGAGGCAGCCCGCAAGGCTGCCTCTTTTTTGCCCTTGCCGGCCCACTTTCCGGGCTGCTTGCTACTTTCGCTACTTCTTCACCACTCCCTCCCGCATGATACTTATTGCCGACGGCGGTTCCACCAAATGCAGCTGGTGCCAGCTCGACGACGCGCACAACCGCGTTTACTTCAATACCGAAGGGTACAACCCCGACTTTATCGACACGGCCGGCATTGTGGCCTCGCTGAACCAGCATCTGCCCGATACGCTGCCGCGCGACCAAGTGCGCGACGTGTATTTCTACGGCGCCGGGGTGTCGTCGGCCCAAAAGGCCGAAGTCATTGCCGGGGCCCTGCGCCAGCTCTTCCCCAACACCAAGGCCCACGTGACCGAGGACCTGCTGGCCGCCGCCCGAGCGCTGCTGGGCCGCAAGCCCGGCTTTGCCGCCATCTTGGGCACGGGCACCAACTCCTGCCTCTACGACGGCGAAAAAATCACCTACAACGTGGATTCGCTGGGCTATTTCCTGGGCGATGAGGGGTCGGGGTCGTTTTTTGGCAAGCGGCTGCTGCGTGACTATTTGCGCGGCCTGCTGCCCGACGGCCTGCAGGAAGCCCTGAAAGAGGAGTACAAGCTGGGCACGCGCAACGAAATCCTTGACCGCCTCTACAACCAGCCGTTGCCCAACCGTTACCTGGCCAGCTTCGCCAAGTTTGCCTACGACCACAACAACGTGAGCTACTGCCGCGACATCGTGCTCGAAGGCTTCGAAACGTTCTTCCAAAACCTGGTGCTGCACTACCCGCGCTATCAGGAGTACAGCTTCAACTGCGTGGGCTCGGTGGGCTACAATTTCCGCGACGTACTGACGCAGGTGGCCAAAAACCACGGCATGGAAGTGGGCAAAATCATCCGCTCCCCTATCGATGACCTAGTGGCCTACCACGAAGAGGACTTATAGGCTGAGCTCCTGGGCAACTGCTATTGCCAATGAACCTACTGCAAACAAAAAGGCCGCTTCCAACTGGAAGCGGCCTTTTTGTTTGCATGAAAACGTTCTTAGTGCTGCACCACCAGTCGGATGGTCTGGCTGAGCTGCGGCGTGGTGAGGCGCACGAGATACACGCCCTCGGCCAGCCCTTGCACGGGCAGGCTCACGCTGTGCGGGCCGGCGGCTTGCGGCGCGGCCGTGCTCACGGTGCGCACGGTGGCGCCCAGCAGGTTTTGCACAGTCATCGTGACGGCGGCCGGCGTGGGCAGCTCGTACTGCAGCAGCGCGGTGCTGGCGGTGGGGTTGGGCGAAGCCGTGAGGCGTAGCACCGCGGCGGCCGCCTGCGTGCGCGTGGGCAGCAACGTGGCCTTTTTGATGCGGCGCGAGGTGTACACGGCGTAGGCGCCGGGCTGCAGCGTAATCAGGGCGTTGGGATTCGTGACGGTGATGCTGTCGCCGCTGAGGTAGTTATACCACTTACCGGTGGTCTGGAAGGCCGGGTCGATGGTGGTGGCGGTCACGTCGAAGTTGCCGATGATGGTCACCTTCGTGTTGGCGTCGCTCAGGTGAATGGACTTGGCCGCGCCGGCCAGCGACTGCGTGTAGGTGGTGGGGTTTTCAAACACCGGCTCCTTTTTCTTGAGCGCGATGAGGGCCCGGTACACCTCGTAGAGCTGGCGGCGGTTCGCGTTCTGGTAGTAGTTCCACAGGATGGGCTTGTTGCCCACGCGGCCGTTCTGGTCGATGCTGATGTCGTAGCCCAGCTCGCCAAACTGCCAAATCATCTTCGGGCCGGGCACGGTGAGGAAGAAGGCCGCGGCGGCTTCGGTGCGGGCCAGGGCGGTGTTCAGGTCGCGCACGTTGTGGGCGGGGTTGGCCTGGTTGCCATAGGTAATGTTCTTGAACATGAGCCGCTCTTCGTCGTGGCTTTCCATGTACGTCACCAGGTTCGGGCTGGCAAAGTTGCGGGTGCCGTAGTACCCGCCGCTGAAGTTCGAGGTGCTGACGTAACCCATCGTGGCTTCGTTGTAGTTGTAGTTCATGTTGCCCCACAGCATCATGCCGTAGTCGGCCAGAACCCGCTCTTCGGAGTTGTCGGCGAAGTGCTCCAGAATGCAGTACACGTTGCTGTCCACGACCTTCATGGCGTCGTAGTAGTCCTTCCAGATGTTGATGCGCGACTGGTCGTAAGCGCCCCAGGCCCCCACGTTGGTGGGGTTGTTCACCTGCGTGAAGCCCTTGCTCAGGTCGAAACGGTAGCCGTCGACGCGGTATTCCTGCAGCCAGAACGCCATCACCTGCTTCGAGAAGTACTTGGTAAACGCGCTTTCGTGGTTGAAGTCGTAGCCCACGTTGAAGGGGTGCGTGGGGTCCTGGTTGAACCACGGACTGTTGGCGGCGGGCTTGCCGGTGGCGTTGTCGAAATACATCTGCACCATCGGCGACTGGCCGAAGGAGTGGTTGAGCACCATGTCGAGCACCACGGCCATGCCGCGGCGGTGGCACTCGTCGATGAGGCGCTTCAGGTCATTTTTGGTGCCGTAGTACTTATCGGGCGCGAAGTAGAACGACGGGTTGTAGCCCCAGCTCTCGTTGCCCTCAAACTCATTGATGGGCATCAGCTCGATGGCGTTCACGCCCAGGCGGCTCAGGTAATTGAGCGTGTCGCGCAGGGTCTGGTAGTCGTGGCGGGCCACAAAATCGCGCAGGTGCAATTCATAAATCACCAAATCGGCGCGGCTGGGGCGCTGGTAATTGGTCGTCGTCCAAACGTACGGCGCCTGGTTGGTTTGCAGCACCGACACGTTCCCGGTGGTCGCGCCCGTGGGGTAGGGCTTCAGGTTGGGGTAGGTCACGCTTGGGATGAACCGGTCGTCGTTCGGGTTCAGGATTTTCTCGCAGTACGGGTCGGCCACGCGCAGTTCGCCATCTACCAAATACTGGTAGGCGTACTCCACGCCCGGCGTCAGGCCGTTGATTTGCACCCACCAGCGGTTGCCATCTGGCGTGCGGTTCATGAAGGCCGAGTTGGGCGTCTGCCAGTTGTTGAACTCGCCGATGGCGTACACAAACTGCTTGTTCGGCGCCGTCAGGTTCAGAATCACCGACGTGCCGCCGTTGAGGTAGGTAATGCCGTCCTTGGCACCGGCGGGCAGGGCCGCCGTCACCACCGTGGGGCGCACCACAAACACCAGCGAATCGACGGCCTGCGACGTGCCGCTCACCGCCGTAAAACGCACCACGCTGCGGCCCGTCTGAGAAATGGTAATGTTAGACGTCAGCGTGGTGGCGTTGGTTTGCTGAGCCACTTGGGTGCCGTTGAGGGTAAAAGCCAGGTTTGCCGAGGCCGAGGCGGCGCCGGTCACACTCACCTGCGTGTTCTGGTTCACAAACAGTGGGTTGCCGTTGGTACCCGGCGCGGGGCTGGTGATGCGGGCCGTGAGCGCCGCTTGGGCGGCATCCACAAAAATGTCGCCGCCGCCCGCCGCCCGGCCCACCACGGTGCCGTCGGCATTTTTGAAAATCATGCCCAGGCGCAGCAGGGTTTCGCCGGCCGGAATGGGGTAATAGGTGCGCGGCGTGAAGGTGATGCGGTAAATGTTGGGGTTGCTGGCGTCGCGCGTCATCAGCGCGGTGGGGTCGGCCTGGTTGAAGGTGGTGCTGTGCACGTTGCGCCAGTTGGTGTTGCTGGTGCTCAGGTTGGTCACGGTGCCGGTCCAGATGTAGACGTTGCCGGTGAAGTTGGCCAGCGCGCCGTTGCCCTGGGTAGCGTCGAAGGTGATGGTCACGGGCGTGGTGTCGGTGAAAAACACCGGCGACGTGGTGACCACCTGCGCCTGAGCCGTCCAGGCCAACAGGCTGCACAGCAGCATGGTAATGCGGGTAAATGTTTGCATTGGGGAATTTTTGGTGGGATGGATGAAGGAACAACAAGGCCCCGCGTAAGGCCGTGTGCAAACGATAGCGCAAGATACAGCTTCTGGCCTCTTCGTGGTGCAAAACCGCCTACCTTTGCGGCTGATTCTTGCCCGCATGACGTTTATTGCCTGCCCATTTGTTCCCGTACGACGTTGGCTGTTGGTGGGGCTGTGGGCCGTGGGCGGACAGGCCCTGGCGCCCGCCGCCGCCGCGCAGAATCCCGCCCGCGCCGATAGCACCGTGCTACTCGCACCGCAAACAGCTGCATCGGCGTCACCCGATTCGTTGGCGATGCGCCGGCGCCGCCTGCGCCTGCTAGTAGGCGGCTCGGCCGTGGGCTACGGCGTCATCTACACGGGCCTCACCACGGCCTGGTACACCGGCGAGCGGGTGCCGCTGCACTGGTTCAACGACCTGCCCGAGTGGCAGCAGCTCGATAAGTGCGGGCACTTTTGGGGCGCCTTTCAGGAAAGCCGCGGCGCCGTCGACATGCTGCGCTGGGCCGGCCTGAGCGAGAGAAAAGCCATTTGGTACGGCTCCTTTGTGGGGTTTGCCATCCAGAGCCCGCTGGAAATTCTGGACGGGCGCGACCCGGAGTACGGCGCGTCGGCCACCGATTTGGCCGCTAATTTCCTGGGCTCGGCGGGCCTGCTGGCCCAGCAGCTGGCCTGGCACGACATCCGCATCATGCCCAAATGGTCGTTTCACCTCACCGGCTACGCCCAGCGCCGCCCCAACGTGCTGGGCAGCAACGTGCCCGAGCGTTGGCTCAAAGACTACAACGGCCAGACGTATTGGCTCTGCACCGACGTAGGCGCTTTTTTGAAGCCCGGCAACCGCTGGCCGCGCTGGCTGCAGCCCGCCCTGGGCTACGGCGGCGAAGACATGGTGTATAACGACGACGCCACCAACGCCGCCGCCGGCCTGCGCCCCTACCGCCAGTTTTACTTGTCGCTCGACGTGGACCTGCGGCGCATCCCCACCCGAAGCGTGGTGCTCAAGCGGGTGTTTTACGCCCTGAGCATTTTCCACCTGCCGGCCCCGGCCCTGGAATACAACCCACGCAACGGTTTCGGCTTTCACGCGCTCTACTTATAGGCCCGAGCCGGCTAAAATCCGTTAGTAAAACCCGAGCGGCCCCCGTTGCCCGTACTTTTGACGAACTCACCTGCCCCGGGCGGCCGTTCTTCACACCGAAAAGCTGACCTCGGAGCGGGCAAATTAGAACTGTTATGAACGTAGGAGATAGAGTCCGGCTGCTGACCGGCACCGAAGAAGGAATCGTTACCCGCCTGCTCGACAGCGAGCTGGTGGAAGTGGCCATCGACAACGATTTTACCATTCCCGTGCTGCGGCGCGAAGTGGTGGTGGTGGCCCAGGAAGAAGGCAAGAATTTCGACCGCGCCGCCCCCGACCTGGGCCCCGGCCAAGTGCCCGGCCGCAACGCCAACGCCAGCAAAAAAGACAAAAGCAAGCGCCCCGGCCAGCCCGCGGCCGCATCCCGGCCAGTCCAGCCTTCGCTGCAGGAAGCCCTGGCCGCGGCGGCTTCAAGCGGCGCCGGCATCGCCAAGCCAGCCGGCATTGTGTCCGGCGCGACCGGCGCCAAGCAGCCAGCGGCCGCCAAAGGCTTATTTCTGGCCCTGGTGCACCAGTCGCCCGAGCTGCTGGCCGTCACGCTCATCAACAACACCGAGGCCGACGTGCTGTACACTTATGGCGAAGAAACCAGCGCCCGCCCCTACCGCGCCCTGGCCGCCGACAAACTGGGCCCCAAAGCCAGCAGCAAGCCCCTCTCCTTTCTGCATCTGAAGGATTTTGAAACCTGGCCGGCCGTGGTGTTTCAGCTGCTGCCCACCAGGCTCAACGGCGACGCTGCCTACGAGCTGCTCACCAAGCGCCAAGCCTTCAAAGCCAGCACTTTCTACAGCAGCCAGAAACCGGCGCCGGTAATTGGCAAGGAGGCCTACCTCTTCCAGCTCGACGAGAAAGCCGCCGCCTCCATCGCGCCCGAGCAGCTGGCTCAGGAGGCCCCGGCCCCGGCCCCGGCGCCCGCCCCCGCCACGCCGGCCGGCGTGGATGCCGCCGCGCTCAAAGCCCAGCTCAGTGGCGATGCACCGGCCAAGCCGGCAGCCGTGGTAGCGGCCGCTGCGCCCGCGCCTGCCGCGCCGGTCGTAGCCCCGCCCCATGAGTTCGACCTGCACCTCGAAGCCTTGCGACCCGACAACAAGGAAGAGCTGAGCAACACCGCCATTCTGCGCCTGCAGCTCGATGCGTTTGAAGACGCGCTGAGCCGCGCGCTGGCCACCAACATGCACGAAATCGTGTTCATCCACGGCATGGGCAACGGCGTGCTGCGCAAGGAAATCCACCGCCAGCTGAGCCGCAACAAGGACATCAAGTTCTTCGAAGACGCTCGCAAAGAGAAATTCGGCTTCGGTGCCACGCTGGTGCGCTTGAAGTAGCACTTCGGGCTTCTCGCCGGACAATAAGAACGTCATGCAGAGCGCCAGCGAAGCATCTCGCGCGCAAGAGTAGATAATTACTTCTGCACGCAAGATGCTTCGCTGGCGCTCTGCATGACGTTCTAATTTCTTTCAAATCCCTTTCCTACCATGTACGACCTCATTGGCGATATCCACGGCCACGCGGCCGAGCTGCATCGGCTGCTGAAAAAACTGGAATACGCTCCCGATGCGCAGGGCATTTATCGGCATGCGGCGGGACGCCAGGTCATTTTTTTGGGCGATTTCATTGACCGCGGGCCGGCCATCCGGGAGACCCTGCAGGTGGTGCGCGGCATGGTGGACGGCGGCGCGGCCCTGGCTGTGATGGGCAACCACGAATACAACGCCCTCGCGTTTTGGGAATTTGACCCCGGCGGAGGGCACCTGCGGCCCCACTGGCCCAACCACATTCTGCAGCACATGGAAACCATCAAGGAGTTCAGCAGCAAGGAGCGGTTTGCGGAGTGGCGCGAGTTTCTGGCGTGGTTTCGCACGCTGCCGCTGTTTCTGGAACTGCCGGGCCTGCGCGTGGTGCACGCCTGCTGGGATGTCCGCTACATTGCCTACCTGCGCGAGCAGCTGCCCGACGCGCGGCTGACGGAAGACTTTCTGCTGCGGGCCAGCCGCGTGGGCTCCGACGAGTTTGCGGCCATCGAAGTGACTCTGAAAGGCCACGAGACGCTATTGCCCAACGGCCACCATTTCTTCGACAAAGACGGCCACCGCCGCACCCGCGTGCGCACCGCGTGGTGGCGCGACCCGGCCGCCTCCACCTACCGCAGCTACTTCCTCGAAGCCATTGAGGCGCTGGCCGACCAGCCCGTGGACGTGGCCGCCCTGCCTAACTCCAGCTACTATCAGGACGAAACGCCGGTGTTTTTCGGCCATTACTGGCTCAGCGGCGAGCCCCAGCTGCTCACGCCGCATTCGGTCTGCCTCGACTACAGCGTGGCTAAGGGCGGCGAGCTGGTGGCCTACCGCTGGCACGGCGAGCAGGTGCTGACGCCCACCGGCCTGGTGCGGGCCTGAAATCGGCCATTTGGCGGGGATAAAAGCAACGGAGCCCGGCTTGTGGCGTTCTTTTGTGCTTTCGTCAACAGCCCCTGCTCCGCAACATGCGTTTCCTTTACCTGCTGCTCCTTTCTCTGCCGGCCCTGGCCCAGCCCACGCTCCCCGTGCCGCGCAACCTGCAGGCCACCTTCGCCAAAGGCACCCGCGCCGAAAGCGGCCAGCCCGGCCCCAACTACTGGCAAAACACTGCCGACTACGACCTCAACACCACCTTCGACCCCACTATGCGCCGCGTATCGGGCACCGTTGACATCAAATACCAAAACAACAGCCCCGATTCGCTGCGGCAGGTCTGGTTCAAGCTCTACCCCAACATCTACCAGAAAGGCGCACCTCGCAGTCGCATTTTCTCGGCGGCCGACGTGGGCGAGGGAATGAAAATCACCTCCCTCACCATCAACGGCGAGGTGTTCAACGTCGCGAAGCTGGCCATCGACGCTACCAATATGGCCGTGCCGCTGCGCCGGGCCATTGGCGCGCGGCAAACGGCCACGGTGAAGGCGACTTATTCTTACGTGCTCAACAAGGGCTCGCACCAGCGCACCGGCGAGGTGGAGCCGGGCGCCGACTTTGTGGCCTATTTCTTCCCGCGCATCGCCGTGTACGACGACATCGACGGCTGGAACCGCGTGCCCTACACCGGCGACCAGGAGTTTTACAACGACTTCTGCAATTTCAAAGCCGCCATCACGGTGCCCAAGAACTTCGTGGTGTGGGCCACCGGCGACCTGAAAAACGCCGACCAGGTACTCACCAAAAAGTACGCCCAGCGCCTGCGCGATGCGGAGCAGAAAGACGCCGTGGCCTTCGTTATCTCGGCCGAAGATGCCCAGCGCCGCGACATCACCGCCCAGAACCCGCAGAACACCTGGCGCTTCGAGGCCCGCAACGTGACGGACTTCGTGTTTGCTACCGCCGACCATTACGTGTGGCGCTCTACCAGCTTGGTGGTGGACCCCGCTACCAAGCGTCGCACCCGCGTTGATGCCGTGTATAACCCCAAGCACAAGGACTACGAGGAGGTCATCGACTTCAGTCGCAAAACGGTGGAGGCCATGAGCTACACCTTCCCGAAGTGGCCCTTCCCCTACGCGCACGAAACGGTGTTCGATGGTCTC
This DNA window, taken from Hymenobacter sp. 5317J-9, encodes the following:
- a CDS encoding alpha-amylase family glycosyl hydrolase: MQTFTRITMLLCSLLAWTAQAQVVTTSPVFFTDTTPVTITFDATQGNGALANFTGNVYIWTGTVTNLSTSNTNWRNVHSTTFNQADPTALMTRDASNPNIYRITFTPRTYYPIPAGETLLRLGMIFKNADGTVVGRAAGGGDIFVDAAQAALTARITSPAPGTNGNPLFVNQNTQVSVTGAASASANLAFTLNGTQVAQQTNATTLTSNITISQTGRSVVRFTAVSGTSQAVDSLVFVVRPTVVTAALPAGAKDGITYLNGGTSVILNLTAPNKQFVYAIGEFNNWQTPNSAFMNRTPDGNRWWVQINGLTPGVEYAYQYLVDGELRVADPYCEKILNPNDDRFIPSVTYPNLKPYPTGATTGNVSVLQTNQAPYVWTTTNYQRPSRADLVIYELHLRDFVARHDYQTLRDTLNYLSRLGVNAIELMPINEFEGNESWGYNPSFYFAPDKYYGTKNDLKRLIDECHRRGMAVVLDMVLNHSFGQSPMVQMYFDNATGKPAANSPWFNQDPTHPFNVGYDFNHESAFTKYFSKQVMAFWLQEYRVDGYRFDLSKGFTQVNNPTNVGAWGAYDQSRINIWKDYYDAMKVVDSNVYCILEHFADNSEERVLADYGMMLWGNMNYNYNEATMGYVSTSNFSGGYYGTRNFASPNLVTYMESHDEERLMFKNITYGNQANPAHNVRDLNTALARTEAAAAFFLTVPGPKMIWQFGELGYDISIDQNGRVGNKPILWNYYQNANRRQLYEVYRALIALKKKEPVFENPTTYTQSLAGAAKSIHLSDANTKVTIIGNFDVTATTIDPAFQTTGKWYNYLSGDSITVTNPNALITLQPGAYAVYTSRRIKKATLLPTRTQAAAAVLRLTASPNPTASTALLQYELPTPAAVTMTVQNLLGATVRTVSTAAPQAAGPHSVSLPVQGLAEGVYLVRLTTPQLSQTIRLVVQH
- a CDS encoding DUF2279 domain-containing protein; this encodes MTFIACPFVPVRRWLLVGLWAVGGQALAPAAAAQNPARADSTVLLAPQTAASASPDSLAMRRRRLRLLVGGSAVGYGVIYTGLTTAWYTGERVPLHWFNDLPEWQQLDKCGHFWGAFQESRGAVDMLRWAGLSERKAIWYGSFVGFAIQSPLEILDGRDPEYGASATDLAANFLGSAGLLAQQLAWHDIRIMPKWSFHLTGYAQRRPNVLGSNVPERWLKDYNGQTYWLCTDVGAFLKPGNRWPRWLQPALGYGGEDMVYNDDATNAAAGLRPYRQFYLSLDVDLRRIPTRSVVLKRVFYALSIFHLPAPALEYNPRNGFGFHALYL
- a CDS encoding Smr/MutS family protein, which produces MNVGDRVRLLTGTEEGIVTRLLDSELVEVAIDNDFTIPVLRREVVVVAQEEGKNFDRAAPDLGPGQVPGRNANASKKDKSKRPGQPAAASRPVQPSLQEALAAAASSGAGIAKPAGIVSGATGAKQPAAAKGLFLALVHQSPELLAVTLINNTEADVLYTYGEETSARPYRALAADKLGPKASSKPLSFLHLKDFETWPAVVFQLLPTRLNGDAAYELLTKRQAFKASTFYSSQKPAPVIGKEAYLFQLDEKAAASIAPEQLAQEAPAPAPAPAPATPAGVDAAALKAQLSGDAPAKPAAVVAAAAPAPAAPVVAPPHEFDLHLEALRPDNKEELSNTAILRLQLDAFEDALSRALATNMHEIVFIHGMGNGVLRKEIHRQLSRNKDIKFFEDARKEKFGFGATLVRLK
- a CDS encoding metallophosphoesterase, which produces MYDLIGDIHGHAAELHRLLKKLEYAPDAQGIYRHAAGRQVIFLGDFIDRGPAIRETLQVVRGMVDGGAALAVMGNHEYNALAFWEFDPGGGHLRPHWPNHILQHMETIKEFSSKERFAEWREFLAWFRTLPLFLELPGLRVVHACWDVRYIAYLREQLPDARLTEDFLLRASRVGSDEFAAIEVTLKGHETLLPNGHHFFDKDGHRRTRVRTAWWRDPAASTYRSYFLEAIEALADQPVDVAALPNSSYYQDETPVFFGHYWLSGEPQLLTPHSVCLDYSVAKGGELVAYRWHGEQVLTPTGLVRA